In Brachybacterium saurashtrense, the genomic stretch AGGAGGCGAAGGGATCCTGGAACACGGCCTGCACCTCCGACCAGTACTCCCGCAGCCCCTTCCCGGACAGGGAGGTGACGTCCTGGCCGCGGAAGGTGATGGTCCCGGAGGTGACCGGCATCAGTCGCAGCAGCATCCGGGCCAGGGTGGACTTGCCCGAGCCGGACTCCCCCACCACGGCGAGCACGCTCGCCTCGGGGAAGTCCAGGCTCACATCGTCCACGGCCACGACGGTGCTGCCCGCGACGGAGAACTCCTTCGTCACGTTCCGGCAGGAGAGCAGGATCTCCCCGTCGCTGCGGCTGCGGGTGATCATCTCGGGGGTCGGCGACTGCGTCATCGGGTCCCCACCTCCTTCTCGTCGGGACGTGCTGCCTGCTCCGGCGCGCTCTCCGGCGCGGGGTGTGCGCCACCGCCTCGTCGGGTCCTGCCCCGCTCCCGCGTCTCCCGGCTGGGGTCCAGCACGGAGGAGAGCAGGGTGCGGGTGTAGTCGTGCTGGGCATCCTCGACGAGCTGCCTCGTGGGGCCCGATTCCACGATCTGTCCGGAGTTCATGATCGCCAGGCGGTCGGAGATCTGGGAGAGCACCGGGAGGTCGTGGGTCACGAACACCACGCCGGACATGATCCGCTGCTCCACCATCTCCAGCAGCATCTCCACCAGCATGCGCTGGCTGGAGACGTCCAGCGCCGACGTCGGTTCGTCGGCGATCAGCAGGCGGGGGTTCTGCAGCGTGGAGATCACGGTGATCATGCGCTGCTTCATCCCGCCGGAGAGCTGGTGGGCGTAGGAGTCGAGCACCCGCACCGGCATGTCCAGCATCGTCAGCCGCTCCCGCGCGAGGTCGAGGGCCTCGTCGGTGGAGACGCGCGGATCGTGCGCCCGCATCACGTCACGCACCAGGCTGCGGATCCGCAGGGTGGGGCTGATCGAGTTCATCGCCCCCTGGGGCAGCATCGCGACCGTGCGACCCCGATAGGGCCGGTGCCGCTTGACATCGGCCATCGACAACGTGGAGAGGTCGATCTGCTCGCCGTCGATCTCGAGCGTGCCGGAGAGCACGTACAGCGGCGGGGTGGCGATCATCGCCAGGGCGTTGCCGAGCGTGGTCTTCCCGCAGCCGGACTCCCCGGCCAGACCCAGGATCTCGCCCTCGCGCAGCTCGACGGAGACGTCGTCCACCGCGGTGAAGTCCTTCTCCCCGCCGCCGTACACGCAGCGGATGCCGGAGGCCCGGGCCAGCAACCCGGTCTCGTCGGGTGCGATCGGTGTGCCGTGCAGCGCACTCATGCGGGATCACCTGCTCGTGTGGGAAGGGAGGAGTCGGAGGGCGCGGCCTGCTGTGCGGCGAGCGCACGCGCCTCCTCGGCGCGACGCGCGGCGGCCTGCTTCATCTGCTTCCGCTTGCCGCGCCGCAGTCGGGGGTTGAACACCTCGTCGAGGCTGGCCTGCAGCAGCAGGAAGCCGAAGGAGACGAGCGTGAGCACCAGGGTGGGCGGGAGGAACGCCCACCAGGCCCCCGAGGCCACCGCCTGGAAGGCGAGCGACCAGTGCAGCTGGGTGCCCAGGGAGTTCGCCCCCGAGGGGCCCAGGCCCAGCATCGACAGCGCCGCCTCGGCGAGGATGGCACCGGCGACCTGCAGCACGAAGGCCATCACCGCGTAGGACAGGATGTACGGCAGGACGTCCTTGACCAGGATCCCGCCCAGACGCGCCCCGGAGAGCCGAGCCACATCGATGTGCTCGCGGGTGGCGACCGACGAGGCCTGCGCGCGCACGGCGCGGGCGGTCCACGGCCAGGAGGTGATGCCGATGACCACCGCGAGCGACCAGATGGTGCTCTCCGGCAGGGACACTGAGATGAGGATCAGCACCACGATCGCGGGGATCGCGAGCACCACGTTGGTGACGCCCATCAGGAGCTCCTCGAACCACCCGCCCACGTAGCCGGCGACCAGTCCGATCGTGACACCGATGGTGGTGGCGACGATCCCGGCCACCAGCCCGATGATCAACGAGGTGCGGGTGCCCGCCATGAGCACGGCGAGCACGTCGTGCCCGAAGTTGTCCGTGCCCAGCAGCAGGCCGCCTCCCGGGGCGTCGTAGAGCGAGCCGACCTTCTCCGCGGGACCGGTGGGGTACACGAAGCCGGCCAGGCCCAGCAGGATCACGAAGACCACCAGGACCAGGGCCGTCCAGAACCGACCGGAGAAGTTGAACGAGCGCAGAGGGTTGGCCCGAGGGGCCATGGTCTCCTCGGCCATGGAGGTGTTGACGGTGCTCATCTCACTTCTCCCCGGACTTGGCCGCGCGGATGCGCGGATCGACGATGCCGTACACGATCTCCACGGCGAAGTTCGCCAGCAGCACGGCCACGGTGATGATCAGCGTGATCGCCTGGATGACGGGGTAGTCGTTGGAGGCGATCGCGTTGAACAGCAGCAGGCCCACACCGGGGTAGCTGAACACCAGCTCTGTGATGAGCGCGCCGCCCACGAGGGTGCCGATCGCGAGCGCGAGGCCCGTGATCTGCGGCAGCATCGCGTTGCGGAAGATGTACTGCGTGATCGTGTTGTCCTTGATGCCCATCGCGCGGGCGTAGTTGACGTAGTCGCCGCCCAGCTCGTAGATGGCCATCGAACGCATGCCCACGGCCTGGCCGCCGATGAACACGATCACCAGCGACAGGAACGGCAGCCAGTAGTAGCTGATCGCGTCCCAGAGGAAGGCGGCGGAGAACTCCGGGGTGAGCCCCAGGGAGTACGCGCCGCCCACGGGAAAGAACCCGGTGACCACGGCCAGCACGTACAGCAGGATGATCGAGAGGCAGTAGTACGGCATCGCGGAGAGGAACAGCGCGGAGGTGAACACCGAGCGGTCCCAGTTCCCGCCGCGGAAGGCGGCGATGGCGCCCACCACGTTGCCGAGGATCCAGCCGATGAGGATCGCGGGCAGCTGCACCGCGATCGACCAGGGCAGGGCCTGCCCCACCAGGTCGTTGACCGAGGCCGGGTAGTAGGCGAAGGAGGTCCCGAGATCCCCGGTGAAGACCTTGCCCACGTAGGTGAGGAACTGCTGCCACAGCGACTGGTCGAGGCCGAACTCGCGGACGTAGCTCTCGTAGATCTGCTGCTGCTGCTCGCTCGTGACGCTGCCGCCGCGAGAGAGGTTGGAGACGATGACGTCGACGGGGTTGCCGGGGACGAGCCGGGGCAGCAGGAAGTTGAGACTCACTGCTGCCACCAGCGCGACCACGTACCACACCGTCTTCTGGGCGATGTAGCGGCCGAGTTTCACGGGAGAACCTCAGCCGCCGATCTTCTTCAGCTCGAAGATCCACTGGTTGCCGGCCCCGCGGAACATCGGGGCGGCGTAGTCGTTGTCCTCCGCGGGCCAGTTGGACCAGTTGCCGGCGTTGAACTCGAAGAACTCGTCCGGACGGTACATCAGCGGGAAGGCCGGCACCTCGGCGCGGTACAGATTGTCCAGCGCGGTGAGCGCCTCGAGCTTGGAGGCGTCGTCGGCGGCGGAGGAGGCGGCCGTGAGCAGGTCGTTGACCTCGTCGTTCTCCCAGCGGCCGTAGTTGCGATAGGCGGTCTGGCCGGCGGGGGCCATGTCCACGTTGCTCATCACGTCGCTGAAGCGCTGCCACGGGGTGGCGGGACCGGTGCCGGCCACGTACCAGCAGGCCATGTCGAAGTCGCCGTTCTGGATGGCGGACTGGGTCTGTGCCTGCTGGGGGAAGTTCGTCGCCGCGTCCACACCGATGGACTGGAGGTTCTTCGCGACGATCTCGAGCGCCGCGTTCCAGTCGGTCCAGCCCTGCGGGGTGATGAGCTTCCAGGGACCGAGCTTCTGGCCGTCCTTGGCGTAGAAGCCGTCCGAGCCCTTCTCGTAGCCGGCGTCCTGCAGCAGTTGCTCGGCCTTCGCGGCGTCGAAGGTCCAACCGTCGGCGGCGGCCTTGTCGCGGTCGAGCCACTGGTCCTCGGCGCCGTCGGGGATGATCAGCGAGGCGAGCACCTGGGAGGAGTAGCCGCTCATCGCGGTCTCCGCGATCGAAGCGTAGTCCACCGCGTGCGCGAGGGCCTTGCGCACGGCCGGGTCGTCGAGGCCGGGCTTGGTGGTGTTGATCAGCAGCATGGGCATCGAGCCGGGCGTGTAGTACGGCTCCTCCCGGAGGTAGGTGCCCACCGGCTTGCCGGACTCCCACATCTTCCAGATCTGGGGGACGAACTGCTGCATCACGTCGAGCTCGCCGTTCTGGAACTTGAGGTTGCCGTCCTCGTTTGACTTGAAGATCGGATGGATGATCTTCGTCATCGCGGGCAGGCCCCCGTAGAAGTCCTGTCCCCAGTAGTCCTCGTGACGGGCCAGGATGATCTGAGTCTGATCAGCGAGCTCGAGGGTGAACGGGCCGGTGCCCAGCGGCTCCATGGTCTCCCACGCCGCGATCGAGTCGCCGGACTCCTCGACGGCCTGCTCGAACTGGCTCTTGGCGACGATAAACTGGGTGGCCAGCGAGTTCAGCACCGCGCCCACGTTCTTGCGCTCCTGGTTGATCGCGATGTTGAGGGTGTTGCCCTCGGCGGTGAGCTCATCCACGTCGTTCCAGAAGGAGGCGACGCCCAGACCGGGGTCGATCTTTCCCAGCTCGAAGGTGTAGATGACGTCCTCGGGGGTGAACTCGCTGCCGTCGTGCCAGGTGATGCCGTCCTGCAGCGTGAGGGTGATCGACTCGGTGCCGTTGACCTCGTAGGAGGCCGCCAGGCCCGGCAGCAGCTCGCCGGAGACGATGTGGAAGCGCAGCAGGGTCTCGTAGATGTACTGGGCGACGTTCGCGGAGGCCGGCCAGGCCGGCGCCGCGGCGAAGGTGTTGAAGGTGGTGGGCGGGCTCCACTGGAAGCCGGCGATGAACAGCTGGTCGGCCGCCTCGCCGCTGCGGCCCGTGCCGGCCTCGCCGTTGTTGCCCACGCCGACGAGCTCCTCGCCGGAGGCTCCGCCCCCGCCGTCACCGCCGCCGGTCGCGCCGCCGCAGGCGGCCAGCGTGGCCGCGCCGCCGAGCGCTCCGGTGACCGCCATGAAATGCCGACGGGAGGGTCCCGTCCCCTGCTGTGCTGATTCCGCGTTGTACATCGACAACCTGCCTCTCAGTCATCGCCCCGCCGTTGGGGCGCCGGGTCTCCGTCGACCCGTAGAGAGGATTGAACCCGCTCCGGACCAGAAACCTCCACTGGTAGGCGTCACAGTCGGATAACGATCGAGACCTGCGTCACAGGCGGCCTCTGACCTGCGGGAACAGAGGTCGGACCAGTGCCTGCCCCGGTGCGGTCCGCGACGCTGCGCCCGCCCACCGGGCCGGGAGGGCGGGCCGTGGCTCAGGCGGGGACGCGCACCCGCTGCAGGATCTGCCGCGCGGCGACGTCCGCGCCCGCGAGCAGCGGCGAGGGGACGCCCGGGCTGGCGCCGATCGCGGAGCCCGGCTGGGTGGACGCCGCGGGGATGCCGAGCACCACCACCGCGCGGTCCACCGACCCGTCGGCCGCCACCAGGTTGTGACCGCCCGTCGCGTGCTCGGAGACCTCCGCGCCGGTGGCCTCCATGCTGTGCGTCGGGATGCCGTCGACGGTGTGCACCCGCGCGCGCCCGGTGCCGAGCAGGGCGCGCAGCAGCGGATCCTCCGTCTCCGGCACCTTCCCCTTGGACATCCGGGTCTCCAGCAGCACGGCGGAGTCGGCCGCCGCGCCCGTGATCGCTGAGACCGCCCGGAAGCGCCCGCGGCGCTCGTCGGCCTCGATCGTCGTCTCGGGGCCGAGCAGCATGATCACCCCCGCCTCGAGGAGCGCGAGCACCAGGCGCACCCTGTCCGCGGGCGGTCCGGAGGCGAGGGCCAGGGAGTCGCCGTCGAACCAGCCCAGCACGTCGCGGGCGAGGGACGTCCCGGTGAAGGCGCCGCGCGCGGTGAGGCGGCCCACGTGCCGGCGCAGCGCGCCCATCGCGGCGTTCACGGCCGCCCGGGGGTGGTGGGACGGGTCCGACATCGAGCCGAGCTCCTGGCGCACCAGGCGGTGCACCAGTCGCTCCCACTCGACGGGAGCCACCGACCGGCCGTGGGTGGGGCGGTGCAGCTCCTCGAGGGTCCAGCGCCACTCGTCCTCGACCACGGAGGCCTCCAGCACGGCGTCGACCTCGGCGGCGGTGCGGGCGGCGTCGAGCCCGGCGCGCCAGTCCCCGACCACCGCGCCGGGGTGCAGCGCCGCGAGCGCGTCGAGATGCGCGCGGGCGAACTCGCAGGCGAGCACCGGCCACACCTCGGTCGCGAAGTCCACGCCGCCGCGCGCGGCGAGGCCCTCGAACCACTCCGGGGTCGCCCAGCGCGGGGCGAACGGGCGCACGCTGCGGCCGCCGTCGGGCTTGGCGCGGTACGGGATCCCGCGGCGGGAGCCGACCACCAGGCGCGGCTCGCGGCCGCTGGGCAGGTAGCGCAGGCGTCCGTGCGGATCGCCGGCGACGGGCTCGACGTGCCCGCCCCACTGGGCGGCGAGCTGCCCGACGACGTCGAAGAAGTTCGCGCCGAGGCCCCGCACCAGCACGTCCTGTCCGGCCGGGAGGTCCCCGAGGGCGCGCTCGGCGGGCATGCCGGGCTCCACGTAGCGCAGGCCGTGCCGGTCCGCGAAGCGCACCAGTGCCTCGATGTCGGGCGTGCGGCGCCCCTGCACCATGCCCTGGGCGAGCACCACGGTGGGAGCGGCGAGGCGGCGGCCCTCCTCGAGCACCACCACCGCACCGTCGCCGTCGCCGTCGCCGTCACCATCGCGGTCGAGGTCCACGGCGCGGCCCACGACCTCGGTGAGCTCCACGGCGCCGCCGGCCACGGCCGCCTCGAGCTGGTCGCGGAAGTACACGCCCTGCAGGCGACGGGTGGGGAAGGCGGGGCCGGTCAGCGCCGCGGCCTCGGCGACCACCCACTCCCCCGCCGGATGAGTTCCGCGTTCCCGCACGGCGCGGGCCCACTGCACGAGATCGGGCCCCGGCGCGGCGGGGCCGCTCATGCGCGTGGACCCGTCGGGATGGACGGTGGTGGCATCGGCCTGGGTGTTGTTGAGGTACTGGGCGGGCTGGTCCAGGCGCCAGGTCGCACCGGGCCCGATGGCGACGGCGTCGACGACCGCGAGACGCACCGGCGCGCTCCCGGCGGCCGCGGCGCGGGCCGCGATGCGCAGCACGGTCGCGACCCCGCGGGGCCCGCCGCCGACAATCACGGCGTCGAACTGCTCCGGGGCGCTCACCGGCTCGCCACGGGCTCGCGCCGCGGGTCCCCTGCGGTGGCCGCGCCGGCCGGGTCGAGCTCGCCGAGGCGCTCCCCGGTGCGGGTGAAGCCGGCCTCGTCGACCCGGGGCCGCACCTCCACCGCGCCGTCGCCGGCGACCACCTCGACGTCCACCTCGTAGACGCTCCGCAGCGTAGGGGCCTGCAGCGCCTCGGCGGGGGGTCCGTCGGCGACCATCCGGCCCCCGTGGAGCACGACGATCTGGTCGCAGTAGCGGGCGGCGTGGTTGAGGTCGTGGATCGCGATGAGGGCGCTGATGCCCTCCTCGCGGGTGATCTGGCGGACCAGCTGCAGGGTCTCGATCTGGTAGCGGAGGTCGAGGGCGCTGGTGGGCTCGTCCAGGAGCAGCACGCGCGTGTCCTGCGCCAGGGCGCGGGCGATGAGCGCGCGCTGCTGCTGGCCGCCGGAGAGCTCGGACAGGGAGCGCTCGGCGATGTCGCCGAGCCCCATCCGCACGATCGAGTCCTCGACCTTCGCGCGGTCCTCGGCGCGCGGGGCGAGGCCGAAGTGCGGGGTGCGTCCCAGCATCACGGCCTCGCGCACGGTGAGGTCGAAGGGGGCGTCACCGGCCTGGGGCACGTAGCCGACGACGGTCGCGAGCTCGCGCCGGCCCAGGGAGCCGGTCTCGCGTCCCTCGACGGTGACGGTGCCCTTCCGGGCGCGATGCACGCCGGCTATCGCCTTGACGAGGGTGGACTTCCCCGAGCCGTTCGGGCCCAGCAGGGCGCAGAACGCGCCGGGCGCCACCTCGAAGGAGACGTCCTCGAGGATCGTGCGGGTGCCGTAGGAGAAGGAGAGGTGCTGGACGGAGAGGCTCACTTGAGGGTGTTCCTTCGCGTGAGGATGAGGTAGATGAACACGGGGCCGCCGATGAAGGCGACCACGATGCCGACGGGCACCACCGCCGGGGCGATGACGGTGCGGCCCACGGCGTCGGCGATCAGCAGCAGCAGGCCGCCGGAGAGCGCCGCGAAGGGCAGCAGGTGGCGGTGGTCAGCGCCGATGGCGAGACGTGCAATGTGCGGGCCGACCAGGCCCACGAAGCCGATGATCCCGCAGAAGGAGACCACCACGGCCGCGAGTGTGACGGCGAGGGCGATGAGCCCCACCCGCACCGGGCCCACGTTGACGCCGAAGCTGCGGGCGGCGTCGTCCCCCGCGAAGGCGATCGCGTTGAGGTCCTTGGAGAACATCAGCGTGAGCGGGATCGCGACCAGGGCCACGGTCCCCACCACGAGAACATCGGACCACACCGCGTCGTTCACGGAGCCGAAGGTCCAGCGGATGATCGCCTGCAGGGTGTTCTCGTTGGCGGTGAACTGCAGCGCCGAGGTGAGGGCCTCGAAGATCTGGGTCATCGCGATGCCCAGCAGCAGCAGGGTGGCCACGGCCATGCGGCGTGCGGTGGCGATGCCGAGCACCACCGCGGAGACGGTGAGCGCCATGATCATCGCACCGGCGATGGTGGCCCAGGCGGGCAGGTGCTGGGTGCCGGCCAGGGTGATCACCAAGGCGGCGCCGAACGCGGCGGCCGGGGACACCCCCAGGGTGAAGGGGCTGACCAGCGGGTTGCGGAGCAGGCCCTGCATGAGCACGCCGGAGACGGACAGCGCCGCCCCCGCCGCGAAGGCGAGCAGCACGCGCGGTAGCCGCAGCTGGGTGATCACCGAGTAGGTGGAGGCGAAATCGGCGCTCAGGGTGCCGCCGAACACGGCGAGCCGCAGCGCACGGACCACGTCGCCGAGGCCCACGCCGGCGGTGCCGATGGTCACCGAGGCGAGCAGCGCGAGCACCGACGCCACCACACCGGCGGCGAGGACGAGCAGCTTGCGCCGCTCGCGGCGGCGGGCCACGCCGGCGCCGCCGGGCGCGCCGCCGCCCGCGGGGGCGTCGGCGGGGGTCTCGAGGGTGGCGGTCATGCCTCGGGTCCCTGCACGTAGTCGCTCGGGGAGGAGAGCTCCGTCGCCTGGAACTCGGTGACCCAGCGGGTGAGGTACTCGTCGGGGTCGACGTCCGCCATCTGCTCGGGGTGGAGCCAGGAGGCGAGGTACAGCGCACCGAGGGACTTGCCC encodes the following:
- a CDS encoding ABC transporter substrate-binding protein, with protein sequence MAVTGALGGAATLAACGGATGGGDGGGGASGEELVGVGNNGEAGTGRSGEAADQLFIAGFQWSPPTTFNTFAAAPAWPASANVAQYIYETLLRFHIVSGELLPGLAASYEVNGTESITLTLQDGITWHDGSEFTPEDVIYTFELGKIDPGLGVASFWNDVDELTAEGNTLNIAINQERKNVGAVLNSLATQFIVAKSQFEQAVEESGDSIAAWETMEPLGTGPFTLELADQTQIILARHEDYWGQDFYGGLPAMTKIIHPIFKSNEDGNLKFQNGELDVMQQFVPQIWKMWESGKPVGTYLREEPYYTPGSMPMLLINTTKPGLDDPAVRKALAHAVDYASIAETAMSGYSSQVLASLIIPDGAEDQWLDRDKAAADGWTFDAAKAEQLLQDAGYEKGSDGFYAKDGQKLGPWKLITPQGWTDWNAALEIVAKNLQSIGVDAATNFPQQAQTQSAIQNGDFDMACWYVAGTGPATPWQRFSDVMSNVDMAPAGQTAYRNYGRWENDEVNDLLTAASSAADDASKLEALTALDNLYRAEVPAFPLMYRPDEFFEFNAGNWSNWPAEDNDYAAPMFRGAGNQWIFELKKIGG
- a CDS encoding ABC transporter ATP-binding protein, encoding MSALHGTPIAPDETGLLARASGIRCVYGGGEKDFTAVDDVSVELREGEILGLAGESGCGKTTLGNALAMIATPPLYVLSGTLEIDGEQIDLSTLSMADVKRHRPYRGRTVAMLPQGAMNSISPTLRIRSLVRDVMRAHDPRVSTDEALDLARERLTMLDMPVRVLDSYAHQLSGGMKQRMITVISTLQNPRLLIADEPTSALDVSSQRMLVEMLLEMVEQRIMSGVVFVTHDLPVLSQISDRLAIMNSGQIVESGPTRQLVEDAQHDYTRTLLSSVLDPSRETRERGRTRRGGGAHPAPESAPEQAARPDEKEVGTR
- a CDS encoding FecCD family ABC transporter permease, whose product is MTATLETPADAPAGGGAPGGAGVARRRERRKLLVLAAGVVASVLALLASVTIGTAGVGLGDVVRALRLAVFGGTLSADFASTYSVITQLRLPRVLLAFAAGAALSVSGVLMQGLLRNPLVSPFTLGVSPAAAFGAALVITLAGTQHLPAWATIAGAMIMALTVSAVVLGIATARRMAVATLLLLGIAMTQIFEALTSALQFTANENTLQAIIRWTFGSVNDAVWSDVLVVGTVALVAIPLTLMFSKDLNAIAFAGDDAARSFGVNVGPVRVGLIALAVTLAAVVVSFCGIIGFVGLVGPHIARLAIGADHRHLLPFAALSGGLLLLIADAVGRTVIAPAVVPVGIVVAFIGGPVFIYLILTRRNTLK
- a CDS encoding ABC transporter ATP-binding protein, with protein sequence MSLSVQHLSFSYGTRTILEDVSFEVAPGAFCALLGPNGSGKSTLVKAIAGVHRARKGTVTVEGRETGSLGRRELATVVGYVPQAGDAPFDLTVREAVMLGRTPHFGLAPRAEDRAKVEDSIVRMGLGDIAERSLSELSGGQQQRALIARALAQDTRVLLLDEPTSALDLRYQIETLQLVRQITREEGISALIAIHDLNHAARYCDQIVVLHGGRMVADGPPAEALQAPTLRSVYEVDVEVVAGDGAVEVRPRVDEAGFTRTGERLGELDPAGAATAGDPRREPVASR
- a CDS encoding FAD/NAD(P)-binding protein, yielding MSAPEQFDAVIVGGGPRGVATVLRIAARAAAAGSAPVRLAVVDAVAIGPGATWRLDQPAQYLNNTQADATTVHPDGSTRMSGPAAPGPDLVQWARAVRERGTHPAGEWVVAEAAALTGPAFPTRRLQGVYFRDQLEAAVAGGAVELTEVVGRAVDLDRDGDGDGDGDGAVVVLEEGRRLAAPTVVLAQGMVQGRRTPDIEALVRFADRHGLRYVEPGMPAERALGDLPAGQDVLVRGLGANFFDVVGQLAAQWGGHVEPVAGDPHGRLRYLPSGREPRLVVGSRRGIPYRAKPDGGRSVRPFAPRWATPEWFEGLAARGGVDFATEVWPVLACEFARAHLDALAALHPGAVVGDWRAGLDAARTAAEVDAVLEASVVEDEWRWTLEELHRPTHGRSVAPVEWERLVHRLVRQELGSMSDPSHHPRAAVNAAMGALRRHVGRLTARGAFTGTSLARDVLGWFDGDSLALASGPPADRVRLVLALLEAGVIMLLGPETTIEADERRGRFRAVSAITGAAADSAVLLETRMSKGKVPETEDPLLRALLGTGRARVHTVDGIPTHSMEATGAEVSEHATGGHNLVAADGSVDRAVVVLGIPAASTQPGSAIGASPGVPSPLLAGADVAARQILQRVRVPA
- a CDS encoding ABC transporter permease; this translates as MSTVNTSMAEETMAPRANPLRSFNFSGRFWTALVLVVFVILLGLAGFVYPTGPAEKVGSLYDAPGGGLLLGTDNFGHDVLAVLMAGTRTSLIIGLVAGIVATTIGVTIGLVAGYVGGWFEELLMGVTNVVLAIPAIVVLILISVSLPESTIWSLAVVIGITSWPWTARAVRAQASSVATREHIDVARLSGARLGGILVKDVLPYILSYAVMAFVLQVAGAILAEAALSMLGLGPSGANSLGTQLHWSLAFQAVASGAWWAFLPPTLVLTLVSFGFLLLQASLDEVFNPRLRRGKRKQMKQAAARRAEEARALAAQQAAPSDSSLPTRAGDPA
- a CDS encoding ABC transporter permease, with product MKLGRYIAQKTVWYVVALVAAVSLNFLLPRLVPGNPVDVIVSNLSRGGSVTSEQQQQIYESYVREFGLDQSLWQQFLTYVGKVFTGDLGTSFAYYPASVNDLVGQALPWSIAVQLPAILIGWILGNVVGAIAAFRGGNWDRSVFTSALFLSAMPYYCLSIILLYVLAVVTGFFPVGGAYSLGLTPEFSAAFLWDAISYYWLPFLSLVIVFIGGQAVGMRSMAIYELGGDYVNYARAMGIKDNTITQYIFRNAMLPQITGLALAIGTLVGGALITELVFSYPGVGLLLFNAIASNDYPVIQAITLIITVAVLLANFAVEIVYGIVDPRIRAAKSGEK